A genomic window from Litoreibacter janthinus includes:
- a CDS encoding MBL fold metallo-hydrolase, translating to MRWFILFLLMPIAAAAQDRRPSHCIALAEAPGIEYVHRAAFGEALEDYTVRLSYIAHATFVLETAGGLTAATDYTGFLGVRDFVPDVATMNHAHSSHWTASPDPRIKHVLRGWQEEHHLDLGEMLVRNVSTDIRGQFSGGVEVDGNSIFVFEVAGLCIGHLGHLHHEPDQAQYAALGRLDVVMAPVDGGLTLDLPTMVKVLKRLKSSVVIPMHWWADGSLGRFVNGMSDEFAIDRRTDSSLEISLRTLPKRPTVVTLRPAYLREPID from the coding sequence ATGCGTTGGTTCATTCTCTTTTTGTTAATGCCCATCGCGGCCGCGGCGCAGGACCGTCGGCCGAGCCATTGTATCGCTTTGGCGGAAGCGCCGGGTATCGAGTATGTCCATCGCGCCGCTTTTGGGGAGGCGCTGGAGGATTACACCGTCCGGCTAAGCTACATCGCGCATGCCACCTTCGTACTGGAAACCGCAGGCGGGCTGACTGCGGCGACGGACTATACCGGCTTTTTGGGTGTGCGGGATTTCGTCCCCGACGTCGCCACCATGAACCATGCCCATTCCAGCCACTGGACCGCCAGCCCTGACCCGCGCATCAAGCATGTGCTGCGCGGCTGGCAGGAAGAGCACCATTTGGACCTTGGCGAGATGCTAGTGCGCAATGTGTCCACGGATATTCGTGGGCAGTTCTCTGGCGGGGTCGAGGTCGATGGCAATTCGATCTTTGTGTTCGAGGTCGCGGGGCTGTGCATCGGGCATTTGGGGCATCTGCACCATGAACCTGATCAGGCCCAATACGCGGCGCTGGGACGCTTGGATGTGGTGATGGCACCTGTGGATGGCGGGTTGACGCTGGACCTGCCGACGATGGTCAAGGTTCTCAAGCGTCTCAAGTCTTCTGTGGTGATTCCGATGCACTGGTGGGCCGATGGGTCATTGGGGCGCTTCGTGAACGGCATGTCAGACGAGTTCGCGATTGATCGCCGAACCGACAGCTCGCTTGAGATTTCCCTGCGTACATTGCCCAAACGGCCCACTGTCGTGACGCTTCGGCCAGCTTATTTGCGTGAACCGATTGATTAG
- a CDS encoding GNAT family N-acetyltransferase, which produces MLGRKRKVRIETERMTLRLPMHGDYREWASLRSASIEFLAPWEPSWASDHLTRKSFTNRVYWAQRSVNNGNAIPVFLERREDKALLGAITLDNIRRGPAQAGTLGYWMGQRHARNGYMQEAILALVHYAFTQLDLSRIEAACLPENTASRGVLEKSGFKYEGVAQSYLQINGRWRNHVLFANLRGDRRGRTDVG; this is translated from the coding sequence ATGCTAGGGCGCAAGCGGAAGGTCCGTATCGAGACGGAACGCATGACGCTGCGCCTTCCCATGCATGGCGATTACCGTGAATGGGCGTCGCTGCGCTCTGCCTCGATCGAGTTTCTCGCACCTTGGGAGCCGTCTTGGGCGTCCGACCACCTGACCCGAAAAAGCTTCACCAACCGCGTCTACTGGGCGCAACGCTCGGTCAATAACGGCAACGCCATACCGGTGTTTCTGGAACGCCGCGAAGATAAGGCGTTGCTGGGGGCGATCACGCTCGACAATATCCGTCGTGGGCCTGCGCAGGCGGGAACGCTGGGCTACTGGATGGGGCAGCGCCACGCGCGCAACGGCTACATGCAAGAGGCGATCCTTGCCTTGGTCCACTACGCCTTCACCCAGCTGGACCTGTCCCGGATCGAGGCGGCCTGCTTGCCCGAAAATACTGCGTCGCGCGGCGTGTTGGAAAAGTCCGGTTTCAAATATGAAGGCGTGGCGCAAAGCTATCTGCAGATCAACGGACGGTGGCGCAATCATGTGCTGTTTGCCAATTTGCGTGGCGACCGGCGTGGAAGAACGGATGTCGGGTAG
- a CDS encoding M16 family metallopeptidase translates to MTQQLTTLSNGFRIVTEHMPSLESASVGIWVNAGGRHERIEQNGIAHFLEHMAFKGTKRRNALQIAEAIEDVGGYINAYTSREVTAYYARVLKNDVPLAMDVIGDIVRHPVFDPREIEVERGVILQEIGMSLDTPDDVIFDWLQEAAYPGQPIGRTILGPTERVSNFSRADLSGFVAEHYGPQNLILSAAGAVDHDEIVRIAEEMFGDMPASVSNVAELAHFASGERREVKKLEQAHFTLALEAPGYRDDEFYTAQVFASAFGGGMSSRLFQEVREKRGLCYSIYSSIGSYSDTGMMTVYAGTSAGDIAGLADITVDELKRAAGDMSEAEVTRARTQMKAGILMGLESPSSRAERLARLVGIWGRVPPLSETIDKIDAVEVGQVRDFAESLATAQAAMALYGPVSGAHSLEHVTRRLAA, encoded by the coding sequence ATGACGCAACAGCTGACCACCCTGTCAAACGGGTTTCGCATCGTGACGGAACATATGCCGTCGCTGGAAAGCGCAAGCGTAGGCATTTGGGTCAATGCGGGCGGGCGCCACGAGCGGATCGAGCAAAATGGCATCGCGCATTTCCTAGAGCATATGGCCTTCAAAGGCACCAAGCGGCGCAACGCGTTGCAGATCGCTGAAGCCATCGAAGACGTGGGCGGCTACATCAACGCTTACACCTCACGCGAAGTCACGGCTTACTATGCCCGCGTATTGAAGAACGACGTGCCGCTGGCAATGGACGTGATCGGCGACATTGTGCGACATCCGGTGTTTGACCCGCGCGAGATCGAGGTGGAGCGTGGCGTGATTTTGCAAGAAATCGGCATGTCGCTGGATACCCCCGACGATGTGATCTTCGACTGGCTGCAAGAAGCGGCTTATCCGGGCCAACCCATCGGACGCACCATCTTGGGACCGACGGAGCGGGTGTCCAATTTTTCCCGCGCCGATCTGTCCGGCTTTGTGGCCGAGCATTACGGCCCGCAGAACCTGATCCTGTCCGCCGCAGGGGCGGTGGATCACGACGAGATTGTGCGGATTGCGGAAGAGATGTTCGGTGATATGCCAGCATCCGTGTCCAATGTGGCGGAGCTTGCGCATTTTGCCTCGGGCGAGCGGCGCGAAGTGAAGAAGCTTGAGCAGGCCCATTTCACCCTCGCGCTCGAAGCACCCGGTTACCGTGACGATGAATTCTATACCGCGCAGGTGTTCGCGTCGGCCTTTGGTGGCGGCATGTCCTCGCGCTTGTTCCAAGAGGTGCGCGAGAAGCGCGGGCTTTGCTATTCGATCTATAGCTCCATCGGCAGCTATTCCGACACGGGCATGATGACGGTGTACGCGGGAACGTCTGCTGGCGACATCGCCGGTCTGGCCGACATCACCGTGGACGAGTTGAAGCGCGCCGCAGGGGATATGTCTGAAGCCGAAGTGACCCGCGCTCGTACGCAGATGAAGGCGGGCATTCTGATGGGGCTGGAAAGCCCGTCCTCGCGGGCCGAGCGGCTGGCACGGCTGGTTGGCATCTGGGGGCGTGTGCCGCCGCTGTCTGAAACCATCGACAAGATCGACGCGGTTGAAGTGGGGCAGGTACGCGATTTTGCAGAAAGCTTGGCGACAGCGCAGGCCGCTATGGCGCTATATGGTCCGGTCTCGGGTGCACATAGCCTAGAGCACGTGACCCGTAGGCTCGCCGCTTGA